A genomic segment from [Flavobacterium] thermophilum encodes:
- a CDS encoding Domain of uncharacterised function (DUF378), which translates to MGAWQRIALLLTIIGAINWGLIGFFQFDLVAAIFGGQDAVWSRIIYSLVGIAGLINLALLFKPAEELERTEPKPTRT; encoded by the coding sequence ATGGGAGCGTGGCAGCGGATCGCCTTGTTATTGACGATCATTGGCGCGATAAACTGGGGACTAATCGGGTTTTTTCAATTTGATTTGGTTGCCGCCATTTTCGGCGGCCAGGACGCCGTTTGGTCGCGCATCATTTACAGCCTTGTCGGCATCGCCGGCTTGATCAACCTGGCGTTGTTGTTCAAACCGGCCGAAGAGCTCGAGCGCACTGAACCGAAACCGACCCGCACCTGA
- the yugI_1 gene encoding General stress protein 13: protein MPTIKRGAIVKGKVTGIQPYGAFVQLEGGMQGLIHISEISHRFVKDVRDYVNVGDDVTVKVLDVDWKMKRASLSLKALEPGAEKRQARIKMPLEPGFRPLKEKLREWIEQSKKEDLPKQ, encoded by the coding sequence TTGCCAACGATCAAACGAGGAGCCATTGTGAAAGGGAAGGTGACAGGTATTCAGCCGTACGGCGCGTTCGTCCAGCTTGAGGGCGGCATGCAGGGGCTCATCCATATTTCCGAGATTTCGCACCGATTTGTCAAAGATGTGCGCGATTATGTCAATGTCGGCGATGACGTGACCGTCAAAGTGCTTGATGTCGACTGGAAGATGAAGCGGGCGAGCTTGTCCTTGAAGGCGCTTGAACCAGGCGCGGAGAAGCGCCAGGCGCGCATCAAAATGCCGCTTGAGCCGGGATTCCGCCCGCTAAAAGAAAAGCTGCGTGAATGGATCGAGCAGTCGAAGAAGGAAGATTTGCCAAAACAATAA